In Kineococcus sp. NBC_00420, a single genomic region encodes these proteins:
- a CDS encoding DNA-formamidopyrimidine glycosylase family protein, whose protein sequence is MPEGDTVYRLARRLDAQLSGHRLTSADLRVPRFATLDLTGAVVLGTVSRGKHLLTRFDVGGSSLTGPTTLHTHLRMDGEWSVLGPGKRLPQRLLPDVRVRLSTEGPTALALRMPVVEVLPTDQEASVVGHLGPDLLDAATPVEDRVRIAVDNLRRRPERGLKAALLDQRNLAGIGNLWADELCYLRGHDPWTPAGTVDLERIVRLAVKLLTFSVSPTGAMQVTTGDTRPGHRHWVSGRAGAPCRRCGTPIAVRAEVPGDPEQRRTWWCPSCQR, encoded by the coding sequence GTGCCCGAAGGAGACACCGTGTACCGGCTGGCCCGTCGCCTCGACGCGCAGCTGTCCGGGCACCGGCTGACCTCGGCCGACCTCCGCGTCCCCCGCTTCGCGACGCTGGACCTGACGGGTGCCGTCGTCCTCGGGACCGTCTCCCGGGGGAAGCACCTGCTCACCCGCTTCGACGTCGGCGGGAGTTCGCTCACCGGACCGACGACGTTGCACACCCACCTCCGGATGGACGGCGAGTGGTCGGTGCTCGGTCCCGGGAAGCGACTGCCGCAGCGGTTGCTGCCCGACGTCCGCGTCCGGCTGAGCACGGAGGGTCCGACGGCGCTGGCGTTGCGGATGCCGGTCGTCGAGGTCCTGCCCACCGACCAGGAGGCGAGCGTCGTCGGCCACCTCGGACCGGACCTGCTCGACGCCGCGACCCCGGTCGAGGACCGGGTCCGGATCGCGGTCGACAACCTCCGCCGGCGTCCGGAGCGCGGCCTCAAGGCGGCCCTGCTCGACCAGCGCAACCTGGCGGGGATCGGCAACCTCTGGGCCGACGAACTCTGCTACCTGCGCGGTCACGACCCCTGGACCCCGGCCGGGACCGTCGACCTCGAGCGCATCGTCCGCCTCGCCGTGAAGCTGCTGACGTTCTCCGTCAGCCCGACCGGCGCGATGCAGGTCACGACGGGGGACACCCGACCCGGCCACCGGCACTGGGTCTCGGGACGGGCGGGAGCACCCTGCCGTCGCTGCGGCACCCCGATCGCGGTCCGCGCCGAGGTCCCGGGGGACCCCGAGCAGCGCCGCACCTGGTGGTGCCCCAGCTGCCAGCGCTGA
- a CDS encoding carbohydrate ABC transporter permease — MTTLHQVPAQRQRSIPWRSWGTFLLLAGPNVALLVLFVYKPLIQNVQYSLLHWNLGSDTATFIGLQNYLNYFHDPKTPAVLLTTAIFAVVTVGGCMSIGLALARLLDRKLHGRTFVRAAVFAPYVLSGVAVGMCWLFVFDPQYGLVSGLLRGLGITSPNWYNDPQWSLAMVCIVYLWKYVGYVAIIYLAALQSVPDDILEAAQIDGASPLRTFWSIIFPLLSPTTLFLTVTVFIESNSGGSFDIIRAMTKGGPLEGTTTMVYQVYQEAFVDGSAGYASAIATLLFVGLLLVTLVQMVFVERKVHYR; from the coding sequence TTGACGACCCTCCACCAGGTTCCCGCCCAGCGCCAGCGCTCCATCCCCTGGCGCTCGTGGGGAACCTTCCTGCTCCTCGCTGGGCCCAACGTCGCGCTCCTGGTCCTGTTCGTCTACAAGCCGCTGATCCAGAACGTGCAGTACTCGCTGCTGCACTGGAACCTGGGTTCGGACACGGCGACGTTCATCGGCCTGCAGAACTACCTGAACTACTTCCACGACCCGAAGACGCCCGCGGTCCTGCTGACGACGGCGATCTTCGCGGTCGTCACCGTCGGCGGGTGCATGTCCATCGGTCTCGCGCTCGCCCGCCTCCTCGACCGGAAGCTGCACGGACGGACGTTCGTCCGCGCCGCGGTGTTCGCGCCCTACGTCCTGTCGGGTGTCGCCGTCGGCATGTGCTGGCTGTTCGTGTTCGACCCCCAGTACGGCCTCGTCTCGGGGTTGCTGCGGGGACTCGGGATCACTTCGCCGAACTGGTACAACGACCCGCAGTGGTCGCTGGCCATGGTCTGCATCGTCTACCTGTGGAAGTACGTCGGCTACGTCGCCATCATCTACCTGGCCGCCCTGCAGTCGGTCCCGGACGACATCCTGGAAGCCGCCCAGATCGACGGGGCCTCCCCGCTGCGGACGTTCTGGTCGATCATCTTCCCGCTGCTCTCGCCCACCACGTTGTTCCTCACCGTCACGGTGTTCATCGAGTCGAACTCCGGTGGCTCGTTCGACATCATCCGGGCGATGACCAAGGGCGGGCCCCTGGAGGGGACGACCACCATGGTCTACCAGGTCTACCAGGAGGCGTTCGTCGACGGTTCCGCCGGGTACGCCTCCGCGATCGCGACCCTGCTGTTCGTCGGGTTGCTGCTCGTCACCCTGGTCCAGATGGTCTTCGTCGAGCGGAAGGTGCACTACCGGTGA
- a CDS encoding carbohydrate ABC transporter permease, translating into MSVDVPRKTSAGAPRIPAQRGARPAAGEPRRRVDVVGYACLVVAALIMVVPLLWMVFASFKQRNEIYTIPTRWLPESLDLANYLDVFATVPFGHFLLNSVITTVLGAGLKVVLGLMCAYALVFVEFPGKRLVFLLVLAALMVPPQVTLIPNYTLTAQLGWLNTYQGIILPGLASSLGTFLFRQHFQTFPVSVLEAATLDGAGHWRRLWGFVVPLSAPTVSAVALVSVVSEWNQYLWPLLVTDSGSMMTLPVGLTLLQNNDGITNWGVLMAGTVLVMLPILLVFVFFQRRLVAGLATGALAN; encoded by the coding sequence GTGAGCGTCGACGTCCCCCGCAAGACCTCCGCGGGCGCACCGCGGATCCCCGCCCAGCGCGGCGCCCGGCCGGCCGCCGGTGAACCCCGGCGCCGGGTCGACGTCGTCGGCTACGCCTGCCTCGTGGTGGCGGCGCTCATCATGGTCGTGCCGTTGCTGTGGATGGTGTTCGCGTCCTTCAAGCAGCGCAACGAGATCTACACGATCCCGACCCGGTGGCTGCCGGAGTCCCTGGACCTCGCGAACTACCTGGACGTCTTCGCGACCGTGCCCTTCGGGCACTTCCTGCTGAACAGCGTCATCACCACCGTCCTCGGCGCCGGGCTCAAGGTCGTCCTCGGACTGATGTGCGCCTACGCCCTGGTGTTCGTGGAGTTCCCCGGGAAGCGCCTCGTCTTCCTGCTGGTCCTCGCGGCCCTGATGGTGCCGCCGCAGGTCACGCTCATCCCGAACTACACCCTCACCGCCCAGCTCGGCTGGTTGAACACCTACCAGGGGATCATCCTGCCGGGCCTGGCCAGTTCGCTGGGGACCTTCCTCTTCCGCCAGCACTTCCAGACGTTCCCGGTCTCCGTCCTGGAGGCCGCGACCCTGGACGGTGCGGGCCACTGGCGCCGGCTGTGGGGGTTCGTCGTACCGCTGTCCGCGCCGACCGTCTCCGCCGTCGCGCTCGTCTCCGTCGTCAGCGAGTGGAACCAGTACCTCTGGCCGCTGCTGGTGACCGACAGCGGGAGCATGATGACCCTGCCCGTGGGTCTGACCCTGCTGCAGAACAACGACGGCATCACCAACTGGGGCGTGCTGATGGCCGGCACGGTGCTCGTGATGCTCCCCATCCTGCTCGTCTTCGTCTTCTTCCAGCGTCGACTCGTGGCCGGTCTGGCCACGGGCGCGCTCGCGAACTGA
- a CDS encoding ABC transporter substrate-binding protein yields the protein MNTSSHVLPRRGVLALAGAGAAALGLAACSGPSTASTGDSAASVAAKTDWTKVTPADTVTVWTNHPGSSQAVEAEFLKRFATSNPDITVNFVTAGANYDEISQKFQAALTGDDLPDLVLLSDVWWFRYALNGQLTPLGDVLSGAGVDVANYNPGLLGDYQYADAQWAVPYCRSTPVFYYNKAHWSAAGLPDRGPDTWDEFQQWLPKLAAAGTGAQAPYGLGKGTGNASWIHQSMIWGMGGALSDDWKMTVDSDPVLKASDYLRNYVTQGWAAVSSSDQASDFGAGLYSSVIGSTGSLSGILKAANFEVGNAFLPGGAAGRFTPTGGAGFAIPAKRSPEQQLAAATLLKFLAEDDNTAYFSQNTGYMPVTTGAVNSSTMQEVYAQTPLFKTAVDQLENVRKQDNARVFVPGGDQSTVTAWEKVMLQGTASKDAWGTAQDEIERSYESDVKPLVKA from the coding sequence GTGAACACCTCGTCCCACGTGCTGCCCCGACGCGGCGTCCTCGCCCTGGCCGGAGCCGGTGCGGCCGCTCTCGGCCTCGCCGCCTGCTCCGGCCCCTCGACCGCCTCCACCGGCGACTCCGCCGCGTCCGTCGCGGCGAAGACCGACTGGACCAAGGTGACCCCGGCCGACACCGTGACGGTGTGGACGAACCACCCCGGTTCCTCGCAGGCCGTCGAGGCGGAGTTCCTCAAGCGCTTCGCCACCTCGAACCCCGACATCACGGTGAACTTCGTGACCGCGGGCGCGAACTACGACGAGATCTCCCAGAAGTTCCAGGCCGCCCTCACCGGTGACGACCTCCCCGACCTCGTCCTCCTCAGCGACGTCTGGTGGTTCCGCTACGCCCTCAACGGCCAGCTCACCCCGCTCGGCGACGTCCTGTCCGGCGCCGGGGTGGACGTCGCGAACTACAACCCGGGCCTCCTGGGGGACTACCAGTACGCCGACGCGCAGTGGGCGGTCCCCTACTGCCGTTCGACGCCGGTCTTCTACTACAACAAGGCGCACTGGAGCGCGGCCGGTCTGCCCGACCGCGGCCCCGACACCTGGGACGAGTTCCAGCAGTGGTTGCCGAAGCTGGCCGCCGCGGGTACCGGTGCGCAGGCGCCCTACGGTCTCGGCAAGGGCACCGGGAACGCGAGCTGGATCCACCAGAGCATGATCTGGGGCATGGGTGGCGCACTCAGCGACGACTGGAAGATGACCGTCGACAGCGACCCGGTCCTCAAGGCCAGCGACTACCTGCGCAACTACGTCACGCAGGGCTGGGCGGCCGTCTCCTCCTCCGACCAGGCCTCCGACTTCGGTGCGGGGCTGTACTCCTCCGTCATCGGTTCCACGGGTTCGCTGTCCGGCATCCTCAAGGCCGCGAACTTCGAGGTCGGCAACGCCTTCCTGCCCGGCGGCGCCGCGGGCCGGTTCACCCCCACGGGTGGCGCCGGCTTCGCCATCCCGGCCAAGCGGTCCCCCGAGCAGCAGCTCGCGGCGGCCACGCTGCTGAAGTTCCTCGCCGAGGACGACAACACCGCCTACTTCTCCCAGAACACCGGGTACATGCCCGTCACGACGGGCGCCGTGAACTCCTCCACCATGCAGGAGGTCTACGCGCAGACCCCGCTGTTCAAGACCGCCGTCGACCAGCTCGAGAACGTGCGCAAGCAGGACAACGCCCGGGTCTTCGTCCCCGGCGGCGACCAGTCCACGGTCACCGCGTGGGAGAAGGTCATGCTGCAGGGCACGGCGTCGAAGGACGCCTGGGGCACCGCCCAGGACGAGATCGAGCGCTCCTACGAGTCCGACGTCAAGCCTCTCGTGAAGGCCTGA
- a CDS encoding glycerophosphodiester phosphodiesterase — protein sequence MARPLVIAHRGYSAVAPENTLAAFEAALRAGADLLELDVHLDADGVPVVVHDGTLDRTTDTRGSVEELGSARVRAADAGAWFAPAFAGQRVPTLREVVDVVARYPQAGLLVEFKGAWGPAAASGAVGSLRLAGVAGRSIVQSFDRSSVAALRDVAPDVRRALLVLQPGPPMGWAELEQSLRDIAQNPFTALSTLTGVAYEQARRAVAELGVVAVNPYVASIVASPHVVAEYHAAGVATYPYTVDEPRLWSDLLHHRVDGIITNDPGRLRGFVDAREVRLVQDGATEERQELTVAATRQGHAARRLTSA from the coding sequence ATGGCCCGCCCGCTCGTGATCGCGCACCGCGGGTACTCCGCGGTGGCACCGGAGAACACGCTCGCCGCCTTCGAGGCGGCACTGCGGGCCGGCGCCGACCTGCTGGAGCTCGACGTCCACCTCGACGCCGACGGGGTGCCGGTGGTCGTGCACGACGGCACCCTGGACCGCACCACGGACACCCGCGGTTCCGTGGAGGAACTCGGCAGCGCGCGCGTGCGGGCGGCCGACGCCGGGGCGTGGTTCGCCCCGGCGTTCGCCGGCCAGCGGGTGCCGACCCTGCGGGAGGTCGTCGACGTGGTCGCCCGCTACCCGCAGGCCGGTCTCCTCGTGGAGTTCAAGGGGGCCTGGGGCCCGGCAGCGGCGTCCGGTGCCGTGGGGTCGTTGCGCCTCGCCGGGGTGGCCGGGCGCAGCATCGTCCAGAGCTTCGACCGGTCGAGCGTCGCCGCGTTGCGCGACGTGGCCCCGGACGTGCGGCGGGCCCTGCTCGTGCTGCAGCCCGGTCCGCCGATGGGTTGGGCCGAGCTGGAACAGTCCCTCCGCGACATCGCCCAGAACCCGTTCACCGCGTTGTCCACCCTCACCGGGGTGGCCTACGAACAGGCCAGGCGGGCGGTCGCGGAACTGGGGGTGGTGGCGGTCAACCCCTACGTCGCCAGCATCGTCGCCAGCCCCCACGTCGTCGCCGAGTACCACGCGGCCGGCGTCGCGACCTACCCCTACACCGTCGACGAACCCCGGTTGTGGAGTGATCTACTGCACCACCGCGTCGACGGCATCATCACCAACGACCCCGGCCGCCTCCGCGGTTTCGTCGACGCCCGCGAGGTGCGCCTCGTCCAGGACGGCGCGACGGAGGAGCGGCAGGAGCTGACCGTCGCCGCGACCCGGCAGGGCCACGCCGCCCGCCGCCTCACCTCCGCCTGA
- the hisS gene encoding histidine--tRNA ligase: MAAKVVPARGMRDILPVDKARREHALHVIREVYRSFGFDEVETPALEELSRLESGQGGENEKMLFKVMRRGLAAEQALLPGDAADLGLRFDLTVPLTRYVASNAAALRMPFKALQIGPVWRAERPQKGRYRQFVQCDIDIVGEPGSLAEVELVTATHTALTRLGLTGTTLRLNDRGVLTGLLTGCGFAEDAHGSVLITVDKADKVGLDGVLAELRSKGFDEGSVSALEKSLTELLPLRDVRTPGVLESALPEAVPIKVVVRLREIADALALSAPGLDVQFDVTLVRGMGYYTGPIFEMSMPGSSSSIAGGGRYDNMVGRFSGRDLPAAGFSIGFERIVDELSSGDEETLAIALVHPAGANPGELLRKQQELIAAGARVALVKQAKRMQPLFDALVAEGYSRVVRARVAEDGTLEFGDPSDLTTS; this comes from the coding sequence ATGGCAGCGAAGGTCGTCCCCGCGCGGGGCATGCGTGACATCCTCCCCGTCGACAAGGCCCGCCGGGAGCACGCGCTGCACGTGATCCGCGAGGTCTACCGCTCCTTCGGCTTCGACGAGGTCGAGACGCCGGCGCTGGAGGAACTGTCCCGGCTGGAGTCGGGGCAGGGTGGCGAGAACGAGAAGATGCTGTTCAAGGTCATGCGCCGGGGGCTCGCGGCCGAGCAGGCCCTGCTGCCCGGCGACGCCGCGGACCTGGGTCTGCGCTTCGACCTCACCGTGCCCCTCACCCGCTACGTCGCCTCGAACGCGGCGGCGCTGCGGATGCCGTTCAAGGCGCTGCAGATCGGGCCGGTCTGGCGGGCGGAGCGTCCGCAGAAGGGTCGCTACCGCCAGTTCGTGCAGTGCGACATCGACATCGTCGGCGAACCCGGCAGCCTGGCCGAGGTCGAGCTCGTGACCGCGACGCACACCGCGCTGACCCGCCTCGGCCTCACGGGCACGACGCTGCGCCTCAACGACCGGGGTGTCCTGACGGGGCTGCTCACCGGGTGCGGTTTCGCCGAGGACGCCCACGGCAGTGTGCTCATCACCGTCGACAAGGCCGACAAGGTCGGGCTCGACGGGGTCCTCGCGGAACTGCGGTCCAAGGGGTTCGACGAGGGGTCGGTCTCCGCGCTGGAGAAGTCGCTGACCGAACTGCTGCCGCTGCGCGACGTCCGCACCCCGGGCGTCCTCGAGTCCGCGCTGCCCGAGGCCGTCCCCATCAAGGTCGTCGTCCGGCTCCGCGAGATCGCCGACGCCCTCGCCCTGTCCGCCCCCGGCCTCGACGTGCAGTTCGACGTCACCCTGGTGCGCGGGATGGGGTACTACACGGGCCCGATCTTCGAGATGTCGATGCCGGGCAGCTCGTCCTCGATCGCCGGCGGCGGCCGCTACGACAACATGGTCGGCCGGTTCTCCGGCCGCGACCTGCCGGCCGCGGGGTTCTCGATCGGTTTCGAGCGCATCGTGGACGAACTGTCCTCCGGTGACGAGGAGACCCTCGCGATCGCCCTCGTCCACCCGGCCGGGGCGAACCCCGGGGAACTGCTGCGCAAGCAGCAGGAACTCATCGCCGCAGGCGCCCGGGTCGCCCTGGTGAAGCAGGCCAAGCGGATGCAGCCCCTCTTCGACGCGCTCGTCGCCGAGGGGTACTCCCGGGTCGTGCGGGCCCGGGTGGCCGAGGACGGGACCCTGGAGTTCGGCGACCCCAGCGACCTCACGACCTCCTGA
- a CDS encoding sugar-binding transcriptional regulator, which yields MAKTPARGTASRRMSTSALALAAAAARRFYVEGLTKVEIAKQLGVSRFKVARLLADAQEAGLVQIEVIVPSSLDGELADAVRERFGVRAVYVVRPDEDTVVGQRRAVANFTAGLLEESVTAEDVVGLAWGRTISLLAASVGANIGCRFVQLSGALPRPDVEESAVELVRRMAEATGSSSTTFYAPLAVPDAATADGLRSQSGISEALAELDRLTKAVVSVGAWRPGESTALDSLGDADRDALSQAGVVAEITGVLLDRDGKEVDALTDRVIGVTGPQLRATPDVIAMACGDQRGEATATALRSGIVSTLITHTSLARAVLAQP from the coding sequence ATGGCGAAGACGCCGGCCCGCGGTACCGCCTCGCGACGGATGTCCACGAGTGCGCTCGCACTCGCGGCGGCCGCCGCCCGGCGCTTCTACGTCGAGGGCCTGACCAAGGTCGAGATCGCCAAGCAGCTCGGGGTGAGCCGGTTCAAGGTCGCCCGCCTGCTGGCGGACGCCCAGGAGGCCGGTCTCGTGCAGATCGAGGTGATCGTCCCGAGTTCCCTGGACGGAGAGCTCGCCGACGCGGTGCGCGAGCGCTTCGGCGTGCGGGCGGTCTACGTCGTGAGACCCGACGAGGACACCGTGGTGGGTCAGCGCCGGGCCGTCGCGAACTTCACCGCGGGCCTGCTGGAGGAGAGCGTCACGGCCGAGGACGTCGTCGGGCTCGCCTGGGGCCGCACGATCTCCCTGCTGGCCGCCTCCGTCGGGGCGAACATCGGCTGCCGCTTCGTCCAGCTCTCCGGTGCTCTGCCGCGCCCGGACGTGGAGGAGAGCGCCGTCGAGCTCGTCCGGCGGATGGCGGAGGCGACGGGGTCCTCCTCGACGACCTTCTACGCACCCCTCGCCGTCCCCGACGCCGCCACCGCCGACGGGCTGCGATCGCAGTCCGGCATCAGCGAGGCGCTGGCCGAACTCGACCGGCTGACGAAGGCCGTCGTGTCCGTGGGGGCCTGGCGCCCGGGTGAGTCCACGGCGCTGGACTCCCTCGGGGACGCCGATCGCGACGCGCTCTCCCAGGCCGGGGTCGTCGCCGAGATCACCGGGGTCCTGCTGGACCGCGACGGCAAGGAGGTGGACGCCCTCACCGACCGCGTCATCGGGGTGACCGGTCCGCAGCTGCGGGCGACCCCGGACGTCATCGCGATGGCCTGCGGCGACCAGCGCGGCGAGGCCACCGCGACCGCGCTGCGCAGCGGCATCGTCTCGACCCTGATCACCCACACCTCCCTGGCGCGCGCCGTCCTCGCCCAGCCCTGA
- a CDS encoding ABC transporter substrate-binding protein: MAGRQSLSKKDAAPGASTSAANSPLSRRAATTLSRRAATTLSRRAALGGAAGVGTAAALSACSGAGGGTTGGGGGGGDSKTINVIMVNNPQMVDLQKLTADNFTKDTGITVKYTVLPENDVRDKISQEFSSQAGQYDVASISNYEVPFYSKNDWLAPMDDFIKADSAFGQDDILKPLATALTGDDGKVYGEPFYGESSFLMYRKDVFEANGITMPDKPTWDEVAGFAAQLDGKTPGMKGIALRGQPGWGQVFAPLTTVVNTFGGTWFDEDWTAQVNAPEFVAATKFYVDLVTAHGESGAPQAGFTECLNGMTQSQVAMWYDATSAAGSLDASGSPVAGKMGYVAAPVNQTDSSGWLYTWAWGIQKASKNQENAWKFVSWASSKEYEELVGKQVGWASVPAGKRTSTYENADYQKSAAPFYKATQDAINAANPEDPGVQKRPAAGIQFVAIPEFADMATQVSQLVSSAIAGQMSVEDALDQGQDLATKLVSDKYKK, translated from the coding sequence ATGGCTGGACGTCAGAGCCTGTCGAAGAAGGACGCCGCACCGGGCGCGTCCACGTCGGCGGCGAACTCGCCGCTGAGCCGCCGCGCAGCCACGACACTGAGCCGCCGCGCAGCCACCACACTGAGCCGCCGGGCAGCTCTGGGTGGCGCGGCCGGTGTCGGTACCGCCGCGGCGCTGAGCGCCTGCTCGGGCGCCGGTGGCGGGACCACGGGCGGCGGCGGTGGTGGCGGCGACAGCAAGACGATCAACGTCATCATGGTCAACAACCCGCAGATGGTGGACCTGCAGAAGCTCACCGCGGACAACTTCACCAAGGACACCGGCATCACCGTGAAGTACACGGTCCTGCCCGAGAACGACGTCCGCGACAAGATCAGCCAGGAGTTCTCCAGCCAGGCCGGTCAGTACGACGTCGCGTCGATCTCCAACTACGAGGTCCCGTTCTACTCCAAGAACGACTGGCTCGCCCCGATGGACGACTTCATCAAGGCGGACTCCGCGTTCGGTCAGGACGACATCCTCAAGCCGCTGGCCACCGCGCTCACCGGCGACGACGGCAAGGTCTACGGCGAGCCGTTCTACGGCGAGTCCTCGTTCCTCATGTACCGCAAGGACGTCTTCGAGGCCAACGGCATCACCATGCCGGACAAGCCGACCTGGGACGAGGTCGCGGGTTTCGCGGCCCAGCTCGACGGCAAGACGCCCGGCATGAAGGGCATCGCGCTGCGCGGCCAGCCCGGTTGGGGCCAGGTCTTCGCCCCGCTCACGACGGTGGTCAACACCTTCGGTGGCACCTGGTTCGACGAGGACTGGACCGCCCAGGTCAACGCCCCGGAGTTCGTGGCCGCGACGAAGTTCTACGTCGACCTCGTCACGGCCCACGGCGAGTCCGGCGCCCCGCAGGCCGGGTTCACCGAGTGCCTCAACGGCATGACCCAGTCGCAGGTCGCCATGTGGTACGACGCGACCTCCGCCGCCGGTTCGCTGGACGCCAGCGGTTCCCCGGTGGCCGGCAAGATGGGCTACGTCGCCGCGCCGGTCAACCAGACCGACTCCTCGGGCTGGCTGTACACCTGGGCGTGGGGCATCCAGAAGGCCTCCAAGAACCAGGAGAACGCCTGGAAGTTCGTCTCCTGGGCCTCCAGCAAGGAGTACGAGGAACTCGTGGGCAAGCAGGTCGGCTGGGCCAGCGTGCCCGCGGGCAAGCGCACCTCGACCTACGAGAACGCCGACTACCAGAAGTCGGCCGCCCCGTTCTACAAGGCCACCCAGGACGCCATCAACGCCGCGAACCCGGAGGACCCGGGTGTGCAGAAGCGTCCGGCCGCCGGCATCCAGTTCGTGGCCATCCCCGAGTTCGCCGACATGGCGACCCAGGTCTCCCAGCTCGTGTCCTCGGCCATCGCCGGTCAGATGAGCGTCGAGGACGCCCTCGACCAGGGCCAGGACCTCGCGACCAAGCTGGTCAGCGACAAGTACAAGAAGTGA
- a CDS encoding carbohydrate ABC transporter permease, protein MSTSSTTADNLSKVGPDRPQRNAGQARRAADWARRAPLLPALLFTIVVTQLPFLATIVISFMNWNSYYPQDRGFGGISNYVSVFTNSQLRGAVWNTVLLTVTVVAVSLVLGMLIALLLDRKFMGRGAVRTMMIAPFLVVPIAAALLWKHALFNPNYGLLNGTLNAIWKLFGSDGAPQVDWLSTAPKIAIEVSLIWQWTPFMMLILLAGLQSKPADAEEAARMDGATGFQIFRYLTFPHLRQYLELGGLLGAIYIVQNFDAVFTITAGGLGTANLPYTIYQTVFSAHDYGLASAMGVVVVIGTIIVANFALRVVASMFKQEAGR, encoded by the coding sequence ATGAGCACATCGAGCACCACGGCTGACAACCTCTCCAAGGTGGGGCCGGACAGGCCCCAGCGCAACGCGGGTCAGGCGCGCAGAGCCGCCGACTGGGCCCGCCGGGCGCCCCTCCTCCCCGCGCTGCTGTTCACGATCGTCGTGACGCAGTTGCCGTTCCTGGCGACCATCGTCATCTCGTTCATGAACTGGAACTCCTACTACCCGCAGGACCGCGGGTTCGGTGGCATCTCCAACTACGTCTCGGTCTTCACAAACTCCCAGCTCCGCGGTGCGGTGTGGAACACCGTCCTGCTGACCGTCACGGTCGTCGCGGTCAGCCTCGTCCTGGGCATGCTCATCGCCCTGCTGCTGGACCGGAAGTTCATGGGCCGCGGGGCCGTCCGCACGATGATGATCGCGCCGTTCCTCGTCGTCCCGATCGCGGCCGCGCTGCTGTGGAAGCACGCCCTGTTCAACCCGAACTACGGCCTGCTCAACGGCACGCTCAACGCGATCTGGAAGCTCTTCGGCTCCGACGGTGCACCCCAGGTCGACTGGCTCTCGACCGCCCCGAAGATCGCCATCGAGGTCTCCCTCATCTGGCAGTGGACCCCGTTCATGATGCTGATCCTGCTCGCCGGTCTGCAGTCCAAGCCGGCCGACGCCGAGGAGGCCGCTCGCATGGACGGCGCCACCGGGTTCCAGATCTTCCGCTACCTGACCTTCCCGCACCTGCGCCAGTACCTCGAACTCGGCGGTCTGCTCGGGGCCATCTACATCGTGCAGAACTTCGACGCCGTCTTCACCATCACGGCCGGTGGCCTGGGCACCGCGAACCTGCCGTACACGATCTACCAGACCGTGTTCTCCGCCCACGACTACGGCCTCGCCTCGGCCATGGGTGTCGTCGTCGTCATCGGGACCATCATCGTCGCGAACTTCGCCCTGCGGGTCGTCGCGAGCATGTTCAAGCAGGAGGCCGGTCGATGA
- a CDS encoding carbohydrate ABC transporter permease, whose product MNRSKPIWGLIAWIVGILFVLPVLWMVLTSLHSETDAATNPPSIAAGLTLDGYRSFFSAQPAAPLINSAMASVISTLIVLALAIPAAFALSIRPVQKWTDVMFFFLSTKFMPLVAGLLPLYLFATKTGTLDNIWLLIVLYTSMNLPIAVWMMQSFLAEVPGEMLEAASIDGAGLIRMLWSIVRPVAMPGVAATALICFIFSWNELLLARTLTNTIASTAPVFLTGFVTSQGLFLAQLCAAATVISLPVLVAGFAAQDKLVQGLSMGAVK is encoded by the coding sequence ATGAACCGCAGCAAGCCGATCTGGGGCCTCATCGCCTGGATCGTCGGCATCCTCTTCGTCCTGCCGGTGCTGTGGATGGTCCTCACCTCGCTGCACTCCGAGACCGACGCGGCGACCAACCCGCCGTCGATCGCCGCCGGGCTGACCCTCGACGGGTACCGCTCCTTCTTCTCCGCGCAGCCCGCCGCACCGCTCATCAACTCGGCGATGGCGTCGGTCATCTCGACCCTGATCGTCCTGGCCCTGGCGATCCCCGCGGCGTTCGCGCTCTCGATCCGTCCGGTCCAGAAGTGGACCGACGTCATGTTCTTCTTCCTGTCGACGAAGTTCATGCCGCTCGTCGCCGGGCTGCTGCCGTTGTACCTGTTCGCGACCAAGACGGGCACACTGGACAACATCTGGCTGCTGATCGTCCTCTACACCTCGATGAACCTGCCGATCGCGGTCTGGATGATGCAGTCGTTCCTGGCCGAGGTCCCCGGCGAGATGCTCGAGGCGGCCTCGATCGACGGCGCCGGCCTGATCCGGATGCTGTGGTCGATCGTCCGCCCGGTCGCGATGCCGGGGGTGGCCGCCACCGCGCTGATCTGCTTCATCTTCAGCTGGAACGAACTGCTGCTGGCCCGCACGCTGACGAACACCATCGCCAGCACGGCACCGGTGTTCCTCACCGGTTTCGTCACCAGCCAGGGCCTGTTCCTGGCGCAGTTGTGCGCCGCGGCGACCGTGATCTCGCTGCCGGTCCTCGTGGCCGGGTTCGCCGCCCAGGACAAGCTGGTGCAGGGTCTGTCCATGGGTGCCGTGAAGTGA